A region from the Pseudomonas sp. KU26590 genome encodes:
- a CDS encoding outer membrane protein assembly factor BamE produces the protein MQNTKLLLTSFTFVGLLALAGCSFPGVYKIDIQQGNVVTQDMIDQLRPGMTRRQVRFIMGNPLLTDTFHPERWDYLYSLQPGGGERQQERVSLIFNGNDQLASLSGDFKPGVSRDEAILGKSTDTTVTPENQGTQPPKEEPPKPGSLLEQIQNDVDKVETVPVPSQEPLDTNPR, from the coding sequence ATGCAAAACACCAAGCTCTTGCTAACCAGTTTCACCTTTGTGGGACTGCTCGCACTCGCCGGTTGTTCATTCCCCGGGGTTTATAAAATCGACATCCAACAGGGCAATGTCGTCACGCAGGACATGATAGACCAGTTACGCCCGGGAATGACCCGTCGGCAAGTAAGGTTTATCATGGGCAACCCCCTGTTGACCGACACCTTCCACCCTGAACGCTGGGACTATCTGTACAGCCTGCAGCCCGGTGGTGGCGAACGCCAGCAGGAACGCGTCAGCCTGATCTTCAATGGCAACGACCAGTTGGCGAGCCTGTCCGGTGACTTCAAGCCGGGTGTCAGCCGCGACGAAGCCATTCTCGGCAAAAGCACTGACACGACTGTCACCCCCGAAAACCAAGGGACGCAGCCGCCGAAGGAAGAACCACCGAAGCCTGGTTCGTTGCTTGAGCAGATTCAGAACGACGTCGACAAGGTCGAGACCGTGCCCGTTCCTTCCCAGGAACCACTGGACACAAACCCGCGCTGA
- a CDS encoding RnfH family protein, whose protein sequence is MAEPMIRVEVVYAAVDRQELLALDMPVGTSVRAAAIASGMAERFPELDLVRCQLGIFGKLVGDPEQRKLEAGDRVEIYRPLLADPKEVRRLRALKAADARKAQKPI, encoded by the coding sequence ATGGCTGAGCCGATGATTCGCGTCGAGGTGGTATATGCCGCCGTCGACCGTCAGGAGTTGCTGGCGCTGGACATGCCTGTCGGTACATCGGTACGCGCTGCGGCTATTGCGTCGGGCATGGCTGAGCGGTTCCCTGAACTGGATCTCGTACGGTGCCAGTTGGGCATCTTCGGCAAGCTGGTGGGCGACCCGGAGCAGCGCAAGCTGGAAGCCGGCGACAGGGTTGAGATCTATCGACCTCTGCTGGCTGATCCTAAAGAGGTGCGTCGCCTGCGCGCGTTGAAAGCGGCGGATGCAAGAAAGGCGCAAAAACCGATTTAA
- a CDS encoding type II toxin-antitoxin system RatA family toxin produces the protein MTTHIQRSALLPYPAQALYDLVNDVSRYSEFLPWCSAGTVLEQSDTSMRARVEIAKGGLSQHFVTRNTLTPGQVIEMNLEEGPFSQLHGVWTFKALNEKACKISLDLSFDYSGSIVRATLGPLFNQAANTLVDAFCQRAKELHG, from the coding sequence ATGACTACGCATATTCAACGTTCCGCCCTTTTGCCATATCCCGCCCAGGCGCTGTATGACCTGGTCAACGACGTGAGTCGCTACTCCGAGTTTCTGCCGTGGTGTTCCGCCGGCACCGTGCTAGAGCAGAGTGATACCTCAATGCGTGCGCGTGTCGAGATCGCCAAAGGCGGCTTGAGCCAGCACTTCGTCACGCGTAATACGCTGACGCCGGGACAGGTCATCGAGATGAATCTGGAGGAGGGGCCTTTCAGCCAGCTTCACGGCGTCTGGACCTTCAAGGCCCTGAACGAAAAGGCCTGCAAGATCAGCCTGGACCTGTCGTTCGACTACAGCGGTTCGATCGTCCGCGCGACCTTGGGGCCGCTGTTCAATCAGGCCGCCAACACGTTGGTTGATGCTTTCTGCCAGCGAGCCAAAGAGCTGCATGGCTGA
- a CDS encoding sodium-dependent transporter, whose product MSTDKVSVHGSWASRWVFILAATGSAVGLGSIWKFPYMVGVYGGGAFVLVFLACIALIGIPVMIAETLIGRRARQSPANALRSLALAAGHSSKWSWGAFAGMVTALLILSFYSVVGGWSLEYIIDVGKGDFKGVTPDGVGAYFGEMIADPWRLVGWHTLFMLLSAITIAKGVNAGLERSLRILMPLLFVLIVILLGYSLTTGHFMEGVHFMFDFTPEKLLDGLLPAMGHAFFSLSVGVGSIMIYGAYMTKEASISATVVGVALLDTFVSLLAGLALFPIVFAAGLNPSEGPGLMFVTLPYAFGNVAFGTVMGVVFFILVAVAAWSSAISLLEPMVAYLVERTKVRRGWVTFWLSFICWFVGLGTVFSFNIWKQAKFFVNEGGGFHLYQWGASSGLDFFGVIDFFTSRIMLPLGGLCFVVFAGWVMGRGAVRDELSVRSPVLFALTFSLMRYVAPIGILIVFAAQLWK is encoded by the coding sequence ATGTCGACGGACAAGGTTTCGGTTCACGGGAGTTGGGCCAGTCGCTGGGTGTTCATCCTGGCTGCCACCGGCTCTGCCGTGGGGTTGGGCAGCATCTGGAAATTCCCCTACATGGTCGGCGTCTATGGCGGCGGTGCGTTCGTGCTGGTGTTCCTGGCGTGCATCGCCCTGATCGGGATTCCGGTGATGATCGCCGAGACACTCATCGGTCGCCGCGCGCGGCAGAGTCCTGCCAACGCGCTGCGTTCGCTGGCACTCGCCGCCGGGCATTCGTCGAAGTGGTCATGGGGCGCGTTTGCCGGCATGGTCACGGCGTTGCTGATCCTCTCGTTCTATAGCGTCGTGGGTGGCTGGTCGCTGGAGTACATCATCGATGTCGGCAAGGGCGATTTCAAAGGCGTGACACCTGACGGTGTCGGTGCATACTTTGGCGAGATGATCGCTGATCCATGGCGGCTGGTTGGCTGGCACACGCTGTTCATGTTGCTGTCGGCGATCACCATTGCCAAGGGCGTCAACGCCGGCCTTGAGCGCAGCCTGCGCATCCTCATGCCTTTGCTGTTCGTACTCATTGTGATTCTGTTGGGTTATAGCCTGACCACCGGGCACTTCATGGAAGGCGTGCATTTCATGTTCGACTTCACGCCCGAGAAGCTGCTCGACGGCCTGCTCCCGGCCATGGGCCACGCGTTCTTCTCGCTGAGCGTGGGCGTCGGATCGATCATGATCTACGGCGCTTACATGACCAAAGAGGCGTCGATCAGCGCGACTGTGGTCGGCGTGGCATTGCTCGACACGTTCGTGTCGCTGCTGGCGGGGCTTGCATTGTTTCCGATTGTGTTCGCAGCCGGTCTGAACCCAAGCGAAGGGCCGGGCCTGATGTTCGTTACGTTGCCTTATGCATTTGGTAACGTCGCCTTCGGCACTGTCATGGGCGTGGTGTTCTTTATCCTTGTCGCCGTCGCGGCGTGGAGTTCGGCCATTTCCCTGCTCGAACCCATGGTCGCGTACCTCGTGGAGCGCACGAAGGTTCGCCGAGGCTGGGTGACGTTCTGGCTATCGTTCATCTGCTGGTTCGTAGGGCTAGGGACGGTCTTCTCGTTCAACATCTGGAAGCAGGCCAAATTCTTCGTGAACGAAGGCGGCGGCTTCCATCTCTATCAGTGGGGAGCGTCGTCGGGGCTGGATTTCTTTGGTGTGATCGATTTCTTCACCTCGCGGATCATGCTGCCGCTGGGTGGATTGTGTTTTGTGGTATTCGCAGGTTGGGTGATGGGACGCGGTGCGGTGCGCGACGAATTGTCGGTACGCAGCCCGGTCCTGTTCGCTTTAACGTTCTCTTTGATGCGCTATGTGGCGCCGATCGGCATCTTGATTGTCTTTGCCGCTCAGCTTTGGAAATGA
- the smpB gene encoding SsrA-binding protein SmpB codes for MAKLKKHPTGTIAQNKKARHDYFIEHKFEAGLVLAGWEVKSLRANKVQLVDSYVLLKDGEAWLMGSHISPLTTASTHVIADPTRTRKLLLNKRELEKLTASVHQKGYACVALALYWKQHLIKCEIALGKGKKEYDKRDTERERDSNRELQRAVRNKGKED; via the coding sequence ATGGCTAAGCTCAAGAAACATCCCACAGGGACCATCGCGCAAAATAAAAAGGCGCGTCACGATTACTTCATCGAACACAAGTTCGAGGCCGGTCTGGTCCTGGCTGGCTGGGAAGTAAAAAGCCTGCGTGCCAACAAGGTGCAGCTGGTTGACAGTTACGTGTTGCTCAAGGACGGTGAGGCCTGGCTAATGGGTAGCCATATCTCTCCGCTGACGACAGCCAGTACCCACGTCATCGCTGACCCGACACGCACCCGTAAACTGTTGCTCAACAAGCGCGAGCTGGAAAAGCTGACGGCGTCTGTTCACCAAAAAGGCTATGCCTGCGTGGCCCTTGCCCTTTACTGGAAGCAGCACTTGATCAAGTGCGAGATTGCTCTGGGCAAAGGCAAGAAGGAATACGACAAGCGCGACACCGAGCGCGAACGCGACTCCAATCGCGAGCTGCAACGCGCAGTGCGGAACAAGGGCAAGGAAGACTGA
- a CDS encoding GntR family transcriptional regulator: protein MGFDQVRQRRLSDDIVEQLERMILEGTLCSGGRLPAERALAEQFGVSRPSLREAIQKLTAKGLLVSRQGGGNYVVDSLGSTFSDPLLHLLESSPEAQRDLLEFRHTLEASCAYYAAIRATDVDRLRLREAFDALQDCYSRAEDVSRAEEGAADASFHLAIAEASHNAVLLHTIRGLFDLLRRSVVTNIGGMYKQRAETRDMLIDQHRELYLAIIEGRADDAREVSSRHLLYVQEVLEEVRQQVQRTARAERRNRV from the coding sequence ATGGGCTTTGATCAGGTGCGTCAGCGCCGCTTGTCCGACGACATTGTCGAGCAGCTGGAAAGGATGATTCTGGAGGGCACGTTGTGCTCCGGCGGTCGTCTGCCGGCTGAGCGAGCCCTGGCCGAGCAGTTCGGGGTATCACGTCCCTCGCTGCGTGAAGCCATTCAAAAACTGACGGCCAAAGGGCTGCTGGTTAGTCGGCAGGGCGGCGGCAACTACGTCGTCGACAGCCTTGGGTCGACGTTCAGTGATCCGCTGCTTCATCTGTTGGAAAGCAGCCCTGAGGCCCAGCGCGACCTGCTTGAGTTCCGCCACACCCTCGAAGCCTCCTGCGCCTATTACGCGGCCATACGTGCAACGGATGTTGATCGGCTGCGGCTGCGTGAAGCCTTTGATGCGTTGCAGGATTGCTACAGCCGCGCGGAGGACGTGAGCCGTGCGGAGGAGGGCGCCGCAGACGCCAGCTTCCACCTCGCCATCGCCGAAGCCAGCCACAACGCTGTGTTGCTGCACACCATTCGCGGCCTCTTCGACCTGCTGCGGCGCAGCGTGGTGACCAACATTGGCGGCATGTACAAACAGCGCGCAGAAACCCGCGACATGCTGATTGATCAGCATCGTGAGTTGTACCTGGCGATTATCGAAGGGCGGGCGGACGATGCTCGAGAAGTGTCGAGCCGTCATCTGCTGTATGTGCAGGAGGTTCTGGAGGAAGTGCGCCAACAGGTACAACGCACCGCGCGGGCCGAACGTCGTAACCGGGTTTGA
- a CDS encoding lactate permease LctP family transporter, which yields MQTWQQLYTPLGGLGLSALVAVIPIIFFFLALAIFRLKGHVAGAITLLLAILIAIFAFQMPADMAVASAGYGFLYGLWPIAWIIIAAVFLYKLTVKSGQFEIIRSSVMSITDDQRLQVLLIGFCFGAFLEGAAGFGAPVAITAALLVGLGLNPLYAAGLCLIANTAPVAFGALGIPIIVAGQVSGLDPFKIGAMAGRQLPLLSVFVPFWLMFMMDGVKGVKETWPAALVAGGSFAIVQFLTSNFVGPELPDITSALVSLVSLTFFLKVWQPARSADAQLAGKSGGAAVMAGGPGIGNAGGFGQPRTTKKSPYSAGTIIKAWSPFLILTVVVTIWTLKPFKALFAAGGPLQALTMNFPVPHLDQLVMKMAPIVANPTAMPAVYKFDLLAASGSAILISAILAMIVLRITPKTGLTTFKETLIELRWAIVSIGMVLAFAFVMNYSGMSSTLALVLAGTGSAFPFFSPFLGWLGVFLTGSDTSSNALFGSLQATTAHQLGVSDVLMVAANSSGGVTGKMISPQSIAVACAATGLVGKESDLFRFTLKHSIFFATIVGCITYAQAYWFTGMLVH from the coding sequence ATGCAAACCTGGCAACAGCTCTACACACCTCTTGGCGGCCTGGGCCTTTCGGCGCTGGTGGCTGTCATTCCGATCATCTTCTTCTTTCTGGCGCTGGCGATATTTCGGCTCAAAGGCCACGTCGCAGGTGCCATCACACTGCTGCTCGCCATACTGATTGCGATCTTCGCGTTCCAGATGCCCGCCGACATGGCCGTCGCGTCCGCCGGTTATGGATTCCTCTACGGCTTGTGGCCCATCGCGTGGATCATCATTGCGGCCGTGTTTCTCTACAAACTGACGGTCAAGAGTGGACAGTTCGAGATCATCCGCAGCTCGGTCATGTCGATCACTGACGACCAGCGCTTGCAGGTCCTGCTGATCGGCTTTTGCTTCGGCGCGTTTCTGGAAGGGGCGGCAGGCTTCGGCGCACCGGTGGCGATCACCGCTGCATTGCTCGTTGGACTGGGATTGAACCCGCTGTACGCCGCAGGCCTCTGCCTGATCGCCAACACCGCACCGGTGGCATTCGGCGCACTGGGCATTCCGATCATCGTGGCTGGCCAAGTGTCGGGGCTCGATCCGTTCAAGATTGGCGCCATGGCCGGTCGTCAATTGCCGCTGTTGTCGGTGTTCGTGCCGTTCTGGCTGATGTTCATGATGGACGGCGTGAAAGGCGTGAAGGAAACCTGGCCAGCGGCGCTGGTCGCGGGGGGCAGCTTCGCCATCGTGCAATTTCTGACCTCCAACTTCGTCGGTCCGGAACTGCCCGACATTACCTCGGCGCTGGTCAGCCTCGTGTCCCTGACCTTCTTCCTGAAAGTCTGGCAGCCAGCACGCTCAGCCGATGCCCAACTCGCCGGCAAGTCCGGCGGTGCCGCGGTCATGGCCGGCGGCCCAGGCATAGGCAACGCAGGCGGCTTTGGTCAGCCTCGCACCACCAAGAAATCGCCTTACTCGGCGGGCACCATCATCAAGGCATGGTCGCCCTTCCTGATTCTGACCGTTGTCGTGACGATCTGGACGCTGAAGCCGTTCAAAGCGCTGTTCGCTGCGGGCGGTCCGCTGCAGGCGCTGACCATGAACTTCCCGGTGCCGCACCTGGATCAACTGGTCATGAAAATGGCGCCGATTGTCGCCAACCCGACCGCCATGCCGGCGGTGTACAAGTTCGACCTGCTCGCCGCGTCGGGCAGCGCGATTCTGATCTCGGCGATTCTGGCGATGATCGTGCTGCGCATTACACCTAAAACAGGTTTGACCACGTTCAAAGAAACGCTGATCGAGCTGCGCTGGGCCATCGTGTCCATCGGCATGGTGCTGGCCTTCGCCTTCGTCATGAACTACTCCGGGATGTCCTCGACGCTGGCCTTGGTACTTGCCGGGACAGGCAGCGCCTTCCCGTTCTTCTCGCCGTTCCTCGGCTGGCTGGGCGTGTTCCTGACAGGCTCCGACACATCGTCGAACGCGCTGTTCGGCTCGTTGCAGGCCACCACTGCACACCAACTGGGCGTCAGTGACGTGCTGATGGTTGCAGCGAACTCCAGCGGCGGCGTGACCGGCAAGATGATCTCCCCGCAATCGATCGCGGTGGCCTGCGCGGCGACCGGGCTGGTGGGTAAAGAATCCGACCTGTTCCGCTTCACCCTCAAGCACAGCATTTTCTTTGCCACGATCGTTGGCTGCATCACCTACGCCCAGGCGTACTGGTTCACCGGCATGCTGGTTCATTAA
- the lldD gene encoding FMN-dependent L-lactate dehydrogenase LldD → MIISASTDYRAAAQRKLPPFLFHYADGGAYAEHTLRHNVSDLADIALRQRILKNMSELSLETTLFGETLSMPMALAPVGLCGMYARRGEVQAARAADAKGIPFTLSTVSLCPIEEVAPAIKRPMWFQLYVLKDRGFMRNALERAKAAGVKTLVFTVDMPVPGARYRDAHSGMSGKSGPMRRVLQAMTHPQWAWDVGINGRPHDLGNVSAYRGNPTGLTDYIAWLGNNFDPSISWKDLEWIRDSWDGPMIIKGILDPDDARDAVKFGADGIVVSNHGGRQLDGVLSSARALPAIADAVKGDLKILADSGIRSGLDVVRMIALGADTVLIGRAFIYALATHGEAGVKNLLDLFEKEMRVAMVLTGAKSISEITRDSLVSELGA, encoded by the coding sequence ATGATCATTTCTGCCTCCACCGACTACCGCGCCGCCGCCCAGCGCAAGCTCCCGCCCTTCCTGTTTCACTACGCTGACGGTGGCGCCTACGCCGAGCACACCCTGCGCCACAACGTCTCCGACCTGGCCGACATTGCGCTGCGCCAGCGCATCCTGAAGAACATGTCCGAGCTGAGTCTGGAGACGACGCTGTTCGGTGAAACCCTGAGCATGCCGATGGCACTCGCCCCGGTCGGTCTCTGCGGCATGTACGCCCGCCGTGGCGAAGTGCAGGCCGCCCGCGCCGCAGACGCCAAGGGCATTCCGTTCACGCTGTCGACGGTTTCGTTGTGCCCGATTGAAGAAGTCGCCCCGGCGATCAAGCGGCCCATGTGGTTTCAGCTTTACGTGCTGAAAGACCGCGGCTTCATGCGCAACGCGTTGGAACGAGCCAAGGCCGCCGGCGTGAAAACACTGGTGTTCACCGTCGACATGCCCGTCCCGGGCGCTCGTTACCGTGACGCGCACTCCGGCATGAGCGGCAAAAGCGGGCCGATGCGCCGCGTCTTGCAAGCCATGACTCACCCGCAATGGGCGTGGGATGTGGGCATCAACGGCCGCCCCCACGACTTGGGCAACGTGTCGGCCTATCGCGGCAACCCCACAGGGCTTACCGATTACATCGCCTGGCTGGGCAATAACTTCGATCCGTCGATTTCATGGAAAGACTTGGAGTGGATTCGCGATTCCTGGGACGGCCCGATGATCATCAAAGGCATCCTCGACCCGGACGATGCACGCGACGCAGTGAAATTCGGCGCCGACGGCATCGTGGTTTCCAACCATGGCGGCCGCCAACTCGACGGCGTGCTGTCCAGTGCCCGAGCACTGCCCGCCATTGCCGACGCCGTGAAAGGCGATCTGAAAATTCTCGCCGACTCCGGCATTCGCAGCGGCCTGGATGTGGTGCGCATGATTGCCCTCGGTGCCGACACCGTGCTGATCGGCCGCGCGTTCATCTACGCCTTGGCCACCCACGGCGAGGCCGGGGTGAAAAACCTGCTGGATCTGTTCGAGAAGGAAATGCGCGTGGCGATGGTTCTAACCGGCGCCAAGTCGATCAGCGAGATCACCCGCGATTCGCTGGTCAGCGAACTGGGCGCCTGA
- a CDS encoding FAD-binding and (Fe-S)-binding domain-containing protein: protein MTLPAAFLAGVNSLIPAGRRFDDPLSTLAFGTDASFYRLIPKLVIRVESEDEVVALLKLAQADKVPVTFRAAGTSLSGQAISDSVLIVLGDNWNGREIREHGAQIRLQPGVIGAQANVWLAPFGRKIGPDPASMHAAKIGGIVANNSSGMCCGTAQNTYHTLAGIRLVLADGARLDTEEATSVAAFRVSHAELLSRLAQLGRETRANTELAAKIRHKYRLKNTCGLSLNALVDFDEPLDILSHLLVGSEGTLGFISAVTYDTVPDHPSKATALIVFPDIETCCNAVTVLKTQPVAAVELLDRRSLRSVQNKPGMPAFVRELSEGACALLIEARAATRPLLHEQLAQIMASIAHFPVEKQVDFTEDATENARLWAIRKDTFPAVGAVRETGTTVIIEDVTFPVEQLAIGVRRLIELFEKHHYDEAILFGHALEGNLHFVFTQGFNDPQEIARYSAFMDDVTQLVAVEFNGSLKAEHGTGRNMAPFVELEWGAEAYALMWQLKRLLDPSGILNPDVVLSDDPQVHLKHLKPMPAADAIIDKCIECGFCEPVCPSNGLTLSPRQRIVMWREIQAKKRAGTDTTQLERDYQYQGIDTCAATGLCAQRCPVGINTGELVKKLRGEQAQHGKAASWISQHFATALKGARFTLHAANGARMLLGAPRLARISSALSKASSSRVPQWTPAMPQPENAIRFTPPVEDSRPRVVYLAACVSRVMGPAAGDREQMSLMDKTRGLLEKAGYQVVFPEDQDSLCCGQPFASKGYAEQAEDKRQQMLAALTKASRGGLDPIYCDTSPCTLRLVQDLKETRLDLYDPVRFIRTHLLDKLVFTPQQAPIAVHLTCSTQHLGESQALIDLARMCSVNVVVPEGIHCCGFAGDKGFTTPELNAHALRSLKDAVQYCDEGISTSRTCEIGLTQHGGIDYHGLVYLVDRVTQPRTA, encoded by the coding sequence ATGACCTTGCCCGCCGCGTTTCTGGCCGGTGTGAACAGCCTCATTCCTGCCGGAAGACGCTTCGACGACCCGCTCTCGACCCTGGCCTTCGGCACCGACGCCAGTTTTTATCGGCTGATCCCCAAACTGGTCATCCGCGTCGAATCGGAAGATGAAGTCGTGGCGCTGTTGAAACTGGCGCAGGCGGATAAAGTCCCCGTGACCTTCCGCGCGGCGGGCACCAGCCTCTCGGGGCAAGCCATCAGCGACTCGGTGTTGATCGTGCTCGGCGACAACTGGAATGGCCGTGAAATCCGCGAGCACGGCGCGCAGATCCGTTTGCAACCGGGCGTTATCGGCGCACAGGCCAATGTCTGGCTGGCACCATTCGGGCGCAAGATCGGCCCGGACCCGGCGTCCATGCACGCGGCGAAAATCGGCGGCATCGTCGCCAACAATTCCAGTGGCATGTGCTGCGGCACGGCCCAAAACACCTACCACACCCTCGCCGGCATTCGGCTGGTGCTCGCCGACGGCGCCCGCCTGGACACGGAAGAAGCCACTAGCGTCGCTGCGTTCCGCGTCAGTCATGCCGAGCTGCTGAGTCGCCTCGCGCAACTGGGCCGCGAGACCCGCGCGAATACCGAACTCGCCGCGAAGATCCGCCACAAGTACCGCCTGAAGAACACCTGCGGCCTGTCGCTGAACGCCTTGGTGGATTTCGACGAGCCGCTCGACATTCTCAGCCATCTGCTGGTGGGTTCGGAGGGCACGCTGGGTTTCATCAGCGCGGTGACGTACGACACGGTGCCAGATCACCCGAGCAAGGCGACGGCGCTGATTGTCTTTCCCGACATCGAGACCTGCTGCAACGCCGTGACGGTTCTGAAAACCCAGCCGGTTGCTGCCGTCGAATTGCTTGATCGGCGCAGCTTGCGCTCGGTGCAGAACAAGCCGGGCATGCCGGCATTCGTTCGTGAACTGTCGGAAGGCGCCTGCGCACTGTTGATCGAAGCCCGCGCCGCTACACGACCGTTACTGCACGAACAACTGGCGCAGATCATGGCGTCCATCGCGCACTTCCCGGTAGAGAAGCAGGTTGATTTCACCGAAGACGCGACCGAGAACGCACGGCTATGGGCCATTCGCAAAGACACCTTTCCTGCCGTCGGCGCGGTGCGTGAGACCGGTACGACGGTGATCATTGAAGACGTCACCTTCCCCGTCGAGCAACTGGCCATCGGCGTTCGGCGATTGATCGAGCTGTTCGAAAAGCACCACTACGACGAGGCGATCCTGTTCGGCCATGCGCTGGAGGGGAACCTGCACTTCGTCTTCACCCAGGGCTTCAACGATCCGCAGGAGATCGCGCGCTATTCCGCGTTCATGGATGACGTCACGCAGCTGGTGGCTGTCGAATTCAATGGCTCGCTAAAAGCCGAACACGGCACCGGCCGCAACATGGCGCCGTTCGTGGAGCTTGAGTGGGGCGCCGAGGCTTATGCGCTGATGTGGCAGCTGAAGCGCCTGCTCGACCCTAGCGGCATTCTCAATCCGGATGTCGTGCTCAGTGACGACCCGCAGGTGCACCTTAAGCACCTGAAACCCATGCCGGCGGCCGATGCGATCATCGACAAATGCATCGAGTGCGGTTTCTGCGAACCGGTGTGTCCGTCGAATGGACTGACCCTCAGCCCACGGCAACGCATCGTCATGTGGCGTGAGATTCAGGCAAAAAAACGCGCAGGCACCGACACGACTCAGCTGGAGCGCGACTACCAATACCAAGGCATCGATACCTGCGCGGCCACCGGCTTGTGCGCGCAACGTTGCCCGGTCGGCATCAACACCGGCGAGCTGGTGAAGAAGCTTCGCGGGGAACAAGCGCAACACGGCAAGGCTGCCAGCTGGATCAGCCAGCACTTCGCAACGGCTTTGAAGGGCGCGCGATTTACGCTGCATGCGGCCAATGGCGCCCGCATGCTGTTGGGCGCACCTAGGCTGGCGAGGATTTCCAGCGCGCTGAGCAAGGCGTCTTCAAGCCGCGTGCCTCAGTGGACGCCGGCGATGCCGCAGCCCGAGAACGCTATTCGCTTCACGCCGCCGGTTGAAGATTCGCGGCCCCGTGTGGTCTATCTGGCCGCGTGCGTGTCCCGCGTCATGGGACCTGCGGCGGGGGATCGCGAGCAGATGTCGCTGATGGACAAAACCCGAGGGCTGCTGGAGAAAGCCGGTTATCAAGTGGTGTTTCCGGAAGACCAGGACAGTCTGTGCTGCGGCCAGCCTTTCGCCTCCAAGGGCTACGCCGAGCAGGCAGAAGACAAACGCCAGCAGATGCTTGCTGCGCTGACCAAGGCGAGTCGCGGCGGGCTCGATCCGATTTATTGCGACACCAGTCCCTGCACCCTGCGTTTGGTCCAAGACCTCAAGGAAACCCGGCTCGACCTGTACGACCCGGTACGCTTCATCCGCACCCATCTGCTGGACAAACTGGTGTTCACGCCACAGCAGGCGCCCATCGCTGTTCACCTCACCTGTAGCACGCAACACCTGGGCGAGAGCCAGGCGCTGATCGACCTTGCGCGCATGTGCAGCGTCAATGTGGTCGTGCCCGAAGGCATTCATTGCTGCGGCTTCGCGGGCGACAAAGGCTTCACCACACCGGAGCTGAATGCCCATGCGCTGCGCTCCTTGAAAGACGCTGTTCAGTACTGTGATGAAGGCATTTCCACCAGCCGCACGTGCGAGATCGGGCTCACGCAACATGGCGGTATCGACTACCACGGTCTGGTTTATCTCGTGGATCGAGTGACTCAACCAAGAACCGCTTGA